The following coding sequences are from one Rutidosis leptorrhynchoides isolate AG116_Rl617_1_P2 chromosome 11, CSIRO_AGI_Rlap_v1, whole genome shotgun sequence window:
- the LOC139877645 gene encoding uncharacterized protein has translation MVKMSTFSGLEIGLSFLCGCVLLGCVSQVYYFLWWKKRNTIDIENKKSSSSSSCSPYYTLTTLSYISCWKNINSTKPTKTQENNQDPNTGLVQDQVFNDSEEESLDLELMRLHNLHGPPRFLTTINEETKEDLESQSSRKCSRTRSLSDLAAHFDTPQASPPIKGLHLINLESCQFHNNELNLNPLFENDVNIVKSSPPPTFKFLIDAEEKLLRRLMELEGEKKEVKKDGSFVKMTAGKNHVSTANSKVIPLASSPTNN, from the coding sequence ATGGTAAAGATGTCAACTTTTAGTGGTTTAGAAATTGGTTTAAGTTTTTTATGTGGATGTGTCCTCTTGGGTTGTGTTTCACAGGTTTACTATTTTCTTTGGTGGAAGAAAAGAAATACTATAGATATTGAAAATAAaaaatcatcttcttcttcttcatgttCTCCCTATTATACCCTTACTACCCTCTCCTACATTTCATGTTGGAAAAACATTAATTCCACAAAACCAACAAAAACCCAAGAAAATAATCAAGATCCAAACACGGGTTTGGTGCAAGATCAAGTTTTTAATGATTCAGAAGAAGAAAGTTTGGATCTTGAACTCATGAGGCTCCATAATCTTCATGGCCCACCAAGATTTTTGACCACTATCAATGAAGAAACTAAAGAAGACTTGGAATCACAAAGTAGTAGAAAGTGTTCAAGAACAAGAAGTTTAAGTGATCTTGCAGCTCATTTTGATACCCCACAAGCTTCACCACCAATAAAAGGGTTACACTTAATAAATCTTGAAAGTTGTCAATTTCATAATAATGAATTGAATTTAAATCCTTTGTTTGAGAATGATGTTAATATAGTGAAATCTTCACCACCTCCCACATTTAAGTTTTTGATAGATGCAGAAGAAAAGCTTTTGAGGAGATTGATGGAATTAGAAGGTGAAAAAAAGGAGGTGAAAAAAGATGGTTCTTTTGTAAAAATGACTGCTGGTAAAAATCATGTTTCAACTGCAAATTCAAAGGTGATTCCACTGGCTTCTTCACCAACAAACAATTAG